The following are encoded in a window of Streptomyces sp. SAT1 genomic DNA:
- a CDS encoding cupin domain-containing protein gives MTHSFALHVPAVPDSELVPEPLDPAQIVSGSPEVTGKVLRESADGRQARGIWQITPGVVTDTEADELFYVVSGSATIEVEGGPTLRVGPGDVAVLREGDRTTWTVHETLRKVYAVGL, from the coding sequence ATGACCCACAGTTTCGCGCTCCACGTACCGGCCGTCCCCGACAGCGAGCTGGTCCCCGAACCGCTCGACCCGGCACAGATCGTCTCCGGCAGCCCGGAGGTCACCGGGAAGGTCCTCCGGGAGTCGGCCGACGGCCGGCAGGCGCGCGGGATCTGGCAGATCACCCCGGGCGTCGTCACCGACACCGAGGCGGACGAGCTGTTCTACGTGGTCAGCGGCTCGGCGACGATCGAGGTGGAGGGCGGCCCGACCCTGCGCGTCGGCCCCGGCGACGTGGCGGTGCTGCGGGAGGGCGACCGTACGACGTGGACGGTGCACGAGACGCTGCGCAAGGTGTACGCGGTCGGTCTCTGA
- a CDS encoding helix-turn-helix domain-containing protein encodes MRQPQEAAPSSGPLAANLRELRERTGLSLAALAARTPYSKSAWHRYLSGAKHPPRSAVEALARLAGADPGPALALWAAPVATGPRADAATGLPAQRAQTPPTAPVPLTSSALLTAPVPPTSSSSVPSTAPVPDGGPGASGRPGPARPRRRGRGLVLPALTLLTALAAVVTALATSSRGASPGARAAVLAALRCHGRSCQGALPGASACARDARTESSVADTTYTVRLRWSPSCRAAWSQVAVRGAVAREVSVRSEEDTLSAAYSAADTAGDASPMLAVPSPRGVEACAVVRGRVACTGLDDAVAGRVL; translated from the coding sequence ATGCGCCAGCCCCAGGAAGCGGCACCCTCGTCCGGGCCGCTGGCGGCGAACCTGCGCGAGCTGAGGGAGCGCACCGGTCTGAGTCTGGCGGCCCTGGCCGCGCGTACCCCGTACAGCAAGTCCGCCTGGCACCGCTATCTCAGCGGCGCCAAGCACCCGCCCCGCTCGGCCGTGGAGGCGCTGGCCCGGCTCGCGGGCGCCGACCCGGGCCCGGCACTGGCCCTCTGGGCGGCACCGGTGGCGACCGGGCCCCGGGCGGACGCCGCTACCGGCCTCCCCGCCCAACGCGCGCAGACCCCACCGACCGCACCCGTCCCACTGACCTCATCCGCCCTACTGACCGCTCCTGTCCCACCGACCTCATCCTCATCTGTCCCATCGACCGCCCCCGTCCCAGACGGCGGGCCCGGAGCGTCCGGCCGTCCGGGTCCCGCCCGGCCACGGCGGCGCGGCCGGGGGCTGGTGCTGCCCGCGCTCACCCTGCTCACCGCGCTCGCCGCGGTGGTCACGGCCCTGGCCACCTCCTCGCGCGGTGCCTCCCCGGGCGCGCGGGCCGCCGTGCTGGCCGCCCTGCGCTGCCACGGCCGGTCCTGCCAGGGCGCGCTGCCCGGCGCCTCGGCCTGCGCCCGGGACGCCCGCACCGAGAGTTCCGTCGCCGACACGACGTACACGGTGCGGCTGCGCTGGTCGCCGTCCTGCCGTGCCGCCTGGTCGCAGGTGGCGGTGCGCGGCGCGGTGGCGCGGGAGGTCTCCGTGCGGAGCGAGGAGGACACCCTGTCCGCCGCCTACTCCGCCGCGGACACCGCAGGCGACGCCAGTCCGATGCTGGCCGTCCCCTCGCCGCGCGGGGTGGAGGCGTGCGCCGTGGTGCGCGGGAGGGTGGCGTGCACCGGTCTGGACGACGCCGTGGCCGGACGGGTGCTCTGA
- a CDS encoding GPP34 family phosphoprotein → MSTARDLMIVALDTAPARRLERGDLSLALAGAEAYDLLRAGTIVLDGGGRILPVPRTGHGPRPEPGPGHGPSLGPSPGHGPSPGPSPGPSPGPADRLLEEAAAALRREAPYESLPDWLWRRGRGLASVRLAALAEEGHVSWERSRWLPFRGGRTVLGDTAARRRAAYRWAADEPVLLALAAAAGIRDEIAPDEPTATDDTVLTVLAAVHDAVMELEAVRRRRAIEDAAFANVWRGA, encoded by the coding sequence ATGAGCACAGCGCGTGACCTGATGATCGTCGCCCTGGACACGGCACCCGCCCGGCGTCTGGAACGCGGCGACCTCTCGCTCGCGCTGGCCGGTGCGGAGGCGTACGACCTGCTCCGGGCCGGGACGATCGTGCTGGACGGCGGCGGACGCATCCTGCCGGTACCCCGCACCGGCCACGGACCGCGTCCGGAACCCGGCCCCGGCCACGGGCCCAGCCTCGGACCCAGTCCCGGCCACGGACCCAGCCCCGGACCCAGCCCCGGACCCAGTCCCGGGCCCGCCGACCGGCTCCTGGAGGAGGCCGCCGCCGCGCTTCGGCGCGAGGCGCCCTACGAATCGCTGCCGGACTGGCTCTGGCGGCGCGGACGCGGCCTGGCCTCGGTCCGGCTGGCCGCGCTCGCGGAGGAGGGGCACGTGTCCTGGGAGCGCAGCCGCTGGCTGCCGTTCCGCGGCGGACGCACCGTCCTCGGTGACACCGCGGCACGGCGGCGGGCGGCGTACCGCTGGGCCGCCGACGAGCCCGTACTGCTCGCCCTCGCCGCGGCGGCCGGGATCCGCGACGAGATCGCCCCGGACGAGCCGACGGCCACCGACGACACGGTCCTCACCGTGCTCGCCGCCGTACACGACGCGGTGATGGAACTGGAGGCGGTGCGCCGCCGCCGCGCCATCGAGGACGCCGCCTTCGCCAACGTCTGGCGGGGCGCCTGA
- a CDS encoding FG-GAP-like repeat-containing protein, translating to MSAPHRFLSPFVRTRTRLALTLGLVLAALTAALLPWWQTDGAPPPQARKATGAHPASTPPRDESAAQAEARRTRKQVLVETATTATSQTWAQPDGRLRTVITATPTRAKTATGAWAPIDNRLRRVPNAPRNLGVQPVNAAHPIRFSSGTKGAHADRSFTRRPLVDSDDSPKVHDTLLAEVDIDGDTVAYTWPGALPEPVLDGPRALYPEVLPGVDLLLVAREEGGFAQLLIVKNKEAARSEALATVTYGLRSATARFRQDKSGSHVVVQDKSGKEIGSIPTPFAWDSAGRDPELAEAGKDSTPRTSVATSADVLKLSGLTGIEPGAHSAPVPVRLDGDGTGSARLGLQAAKTGLFTAADTTYPVFVDPPLNTGWQAWTVAYKPYPNTSFWDGTNFSSGTSDARVGHESETNGTARSFWRMNYNSKITDAKISSAHFKVLNNHSWSCTKRDFEVVLTGAISSGTTWNKQPSWSTVQEKRSFAHGWSSSSCPDEYESFNVKDAAQKGATGGWSNITLGMRAAPGTEGDNQTWRKFKATSATLEVVYNRPPSEPTGGKSNPGGTCSVGGSGVTVGKTNIVLTATGKDPDSNLQKLQFRFWKTGGTVPNPTDVTPNASGTASVTIPATFPLEDKTTYSWDVRSKDSEGLTSSFFPPGSDPCRINIDASAPPQPTVDSTDFPEATSEQDNWSGIKFGDKGSVTFSATGATKFRWSIEGNNPVDVTAKNGEATVSALAPAHAGPNTLQVYAYDNVGNASKRTDYTFYVPPRDKTDGPMDATGDGKPDLMIVDANGNLRNCVGGDDGDLYNCLTASYDSTRKAGEQRDPKGYWYDAATGKAALIAHYQDTYPGDGVTDLFAVSPDGRFWLYPGDGYGSFDVTKRLEVRLPSGTPAPSTWTQIMAVGDITGDKLPDLVLRSGAQLWTLTGYTGATFQTATLMNDDAWGRREVVNVADINGDKTPDLLWRNLDTGAMYDRQGKPGSVAGSVDLTSLKLAANSLTGKDEPYGTSWTDAKVPTAIGIPDVNGDGIPDIWARFSSDGATRIYHPSRTNTNAAVRIVLSVNWNTVKAFG from the coding sequence GTGTCCGCGCCGCATCGTTTTCTCAGCCCCTTCGTGCGCACGCGCACCAGGCTGGCCCTCACCCTCGGCCTCGTGCTGGCCGCCCTGACCGCTGCTCTGTTGCCCTGGTGGCAAACTGACGGAGCCCCACCCCCGCAAGCGCGCAAGGCCACCGGCGCGCACCCCGCGTCGACGCCTCCGCGTGACGAGAGCGCCGCGCAGGCCGAGGCCCGGCGCACCCGCAAGCAGGTCCTCGTGGAGACCGCCACCACGGCGACCTCCCAGACCTGGGCGCAGCCGGACGGCCGACTGCGCACCGTCATCACGGCCACGCCGACCAGGGCGAAGACCGCGACGGGCGCCTGGGCGCCGATCGACAACCGGCTGCGCCGGGTGCCGAACGCCCCGCGCAACCTGGGCGTCCAGCCCGTCAACGCCGCCCACCCGATCCGCTTCTCCAGCGGTACCAAGGGCGCCCACGCCGATCGCTCCTTCACGCGCCGGCCACTCGTCGACAGCGACGACAGCCCGAAGGTCCACGACACGCTGCTGGCCGAGGTCGACATCGACGGGGACACCGTCGCCTACACCTGGCCCGGCGCCCTGCCCGAACCGGTCCTCGACGGACCGCGCGCCCTGTACCCCGAGGTGCTGCCGGGCGTCGACCTGCTGCTGGTCGCCCGCGAGGAGGGTGGCTTCGCGCAGTTGCTGATCGTCAAGAACAAGGAGGCCGCCCGCTCCGAGGCCCTCGCCACGGTGACCTACGGGCTGCGCTCGGCGACGGCCCGCTTCCGCCAGGACAAGAGCGGCAGCCATGTGGTCGTCCAGGACAAGTCCGGCAAGGAGATCGGATCCATCCCGACCCCGTTCGCCTGGGACTCCGCGGGCCGCGACCCCGAGCTGGCCGAGGCCGGCAAGGACAGCACCCCGCGCACCTCCGTCGCCACCTCCGCCGATGTGCTGAAGCTGTCCGGCCTGACGGGCATCGAGCCCGGGGCCCACAGCGCTCCTGTGCCCGTGCGGCTCGACGGCGACGGCACCGGCAGCGCGCGCCTGGGCCTGCAGGCCGCGAAGACCGGCCTGTTCACCGCCGCCGACACGACGTACCCGGTCTTCGTCGACCCGCCCCTCAACACCGGCTGGCAGGCCTGGACCGTGGCGTACAAGCCGTACCCGAACACCAGCTTCTGGGACGGCACGAACTTCTCCTCCGGCACGTCCGACGCCCGCGTCGGCCACGAGAGCGAGACCAACGGCACCGCCCGGTCGTTCTGGCGGATGAACTACAACTCCAAGATCACGGACGCGAAGATCTCCTCGGCGCACTTCAAGGTCCTGAACAACCACTCCTGGTCCTGTACGAAGCGCGACTTCGAGGTCGTCCTGACCGGAGCCATCTCCTCGGGCACGACGTGGAACAAGCAGCCCAGCTGGTCCACCGTCCAGGAGAAGCGGTCCTTCGCGCACGGCTGGTCCTCCAGCTCCTGCCCCGACGAATACGAGAGCTTCAACGTCAAGGACGCCGCCCAGAAGGGCGCGACCGGCGGCTGGTCCAACATCACTCTCGGGATGCGGGCCGCCCCCGGCACCGAGGGCGACAACCAGACCTGGCGCAAGTTCAAGGCGACCAGCGCCACCCTGGAGGTCGTCTACAACCGGCCTCCGTCCGAGCCCACCGGCGGCAAGTCCAACCCCGGCGGCACCTGTTCCGTCGGTGGCTCGGGCGTGACCGTCGGCAAGACGAACATCGTCCTGACGGCCACCGGCAAGGACCCCGACAGCAACCTCCAGAAGCTGCAGTTCCGCTTCTGGAAGACCGGCGGCACGGTCCCGAACCCCACCGACGTCACGCCGAACGCGAGCGGCACGGCGTCCGTGACCATCCCGGCCACGTTCCCCCTGGAGGACAAGACCACCTACTCGTGGGACGTGCGTTCCAAGGACTCCGAGGGCCTGACCTCGTCGTTCTTCCCTCCGGGCAGCGATCCCTGCCGGATCAACATCGACGCGAGTGCCCCGCCCCAGCCGACCGTCGACAGCACGGACTTCCCCGAGGCCACGAGCGAGCAGGACAACTGGTCGGGCATCAAGTTCGGTGACAAGGGCTCGGTGACCTTCAGCGCCACCGGCGCGACCAAGTTCCGCTGGTCCATCGAGGGCAACAACCCCGTCGACGTCACCGCGAAGAACGGCGAGGCCACCGTCAGCGCGCTGGCTCCCGCGCACGCCGGCCCCAACACCCTCCAGGTGTACGCCTACGACAACGTCGGCAACGCCAGCAAGCGCACCGACTACACCTTCTACGTGCCGCCACGCGACAAGACCGACGGTCCCATGGACGCCACCGGCGACGGCAAGCCGGACCTGATGATCGTCGACGCCAACGGCAACCTGCGCAACTGCGTGGGCGGCGACGACGGCGACCTGTACAACTGCCTGACCGCCTCCTACGACAGCACCAGGAAGGCGGGCGAGCAGCGCGACCCGAAGGGGTACTGGTACGACGCGGCCACCGGCAAGGCCGCCCTGATCGCGCACTACCAGGACACCTACCCCGGTGACGGTGTCACCGACCTGTTCGCGGTCTCCCCGGACGGCCGGTTCTGGCTCTACCCGGGCGACGGCTACGGCAGCTTCGACGTCACCAAGCGCCTGGAGGTCCGCCTGCCCTCCGGTACCCCGGCACCGTCGACGTGGACCCAGATCATGGCCGTCGGCGACATCACCGGCGACAAGCTGCCCGACCTGGTCCTGCGGTCCGGTGCGCAGCTGTGGACGCTGACGGGCTACACCGGCGCGACGTTCCAGACCGCCACGCTGATGAACGACGACGCCTGGGGCCGCCGCGAGGTGGTCAACGTCGCCGACATCAACGGTGACAAGACGCCCGACCTGCTGTGGCGCAACCTGGACACCGGCGCGATGTACGACCGCCAGGGCAAGCCCGGTTCCGTCGCCGGCAGCGTCGACCTCACGTCGCTCAAGCTGGCCGCCAACTCGCTCACCGGCAAGGACGAGCCGTACGGCACCAGTTGGACCGACGCCAAGGTGCCCACGGCCATCGGTATCCCGGACGTCAACGGGGACGGCATCCCGGACATCTGGGCCCGCTTCTCCTCCGACGGCGCCACGCGGATCTACCATCCGTCGCGGACCAACACCAACGCCGCGGTGCGGATCGTGCTGTCGGTGAACTGGAACACGGTCAAGGCATTCGGCTGA
- a CDS encoding MarR family winged helix-turn-helix transcriptional regulator, with protein sequence MASASSPSPGPVSPEVAEIERALTRITYLSTRARQHEKMMGLAGVPLDRAAVALLRQIADSEPLRPGELAHRLGVEASHVTRTVQQLEKTGHVTRVPDPDDRRAQRIRLTETGRDAIARVREVGARGMEAALSNWSADELGQLATLFHRMVDDFLAYAKDVDPDHEPAASHTG encoded by the coding sequence ATGGCCTCTGCATCATCCCCGTCGCCCGGACCCGTCTCGCCCGAAGTGGCCGAGATCGAGCGCGCGCTCACCAGGATCACCTATCTGAGCACGCGGGCCCGGCAGCACGAGAAGATGATGGGGCTGGCCGGAGTACCGCTGGACCGCGCCGCGGTCGCGCTGCTGCGCCAGATCGCCGACTCCGAACCGCTGCGCCCCGGCGAACTGGCGCACCGTCTCGGCGTGGAGGCCTCGCACGTCACCCGCACCGTGCAGCAACTGGAGAAGACCGGGCACGTCACCCGCGTCCCCGACCCCGACGACCGGCGGGCCCAGCGCATCCGGCTCACCGAGACGGGCCGCGACGCCATAGCCCGCGTCCGCGAGGTCGGCGCCCGGGGCATGGAGGCCGCCCTGTCCAACTGGTCCGCCGACGAACTCGGGCAGCTCGCCACCCTGTTCCACCGCATGGTCGACGACTTCCTCGCCTACGCCAAGGACGTGGACCCCGACCACGAGCCCGCCGCCTCGCACACCGGCTGA
- a CDS encoding endonuclease/exonuclease/phosphatase family protein, whose amino-acid sequence MRLHDADSKEWRLRASADQPGTWERFTLHTNHAGRTIGFRSEITGFFASAEFADGGDQKGMLRARGVRLGQWQQFIPHYLDDAVLPDSPRGSVVVTLQASEKAQNDGTATDAQKELKYVSAELGDDNDGELRARAASAGSWEKFVLEPVAGTLASDTHDMPAAGSAAASDLNVMTWNLCANNRSCAWSGGLAGYAELNSDISAHLRSGSGALPDVIFFQEFCEKHAKRVEEMLEKPVGEGGTGRQWDVRFAPIHNEGDANGPLIQKQCAIKDKNDNVVADRGAYGVAIAVPDENVWYKRYDLVSPTYNLKYEQRTAVCAVLPSRAVAACTAHLSAGYLYEDPDGTWRKRQAQQLLDITRTYEAKGYRVVFGGDFNLVPPYPQAGPKEGGPSEALDPVYDKYLECGQQGDPDAKRTGAPTANASGGKPTRKIDYIFAPKNAPVRNCSVSSGSGHSDHWTLYGTVSLPAT is encoded by the coding sequence GTGCGGCTTCATGACGCCGACTCCAAGGAATGGCGGCTGCGGGCCTCGGCGGACCAGCCGGGGACCTGGGAGCGGTTCACCTTGCACACGAACCACGCGGGCAGGACGATCGGGTTCCGCTCCGAGATCACGGGCTTCTTCGCCTCGGCCGAGTTCGCCGACGGCGGTGACCAGAAGGGGATGCTCAGGGCGAGGGGCGTCCGCCTCGGCCAGTGGCAGCAGTTCATCCCCCACTATCTGGACGACGCCGTCCTGCCCGACTCGCCCCGCGGTTCGGTCGTCGTGACGCTGCAGGCGAGCGAGAAGGCCCAGAACGACGGGACGGCCACCGACGCCCAGAAGGAACTGAAGTACGTCTCGGCGGAGTTGGGGGACGACAACGACGGAGAGCTGCGGGCTCGGGCCGCCTCCGCCGGGTCGTGGGAGAAGTTCGTGCTGGAGCCCGTCGCCGGCACCCTCGCCAGTGACACGCACGACATGCCCGCGGCCGGTTCCGCGGCGGCCTCGGACCTGAACGTCATGACCTGGAACCTGTGTGCGAACAACCGCAGTTGCGCCTGGAGCGGCGGTCTGGCGGGCTACGCGGAGCTGAACTCCGACATCAGCGCTCACCTGCGCAGCGGGTCCGGTGCGCTGCCGGACGTCATCTTCTTCCAGGAGTTCTGCGAGAAGCACGCCAAGCGTGTCGAGGAGATGCTGGAGAAGCCGGTGGGCGAGGGCGGTACCGGCAGGCAGTGGGACGTCCGGTTCGCTCCCATCCACAACGAGGGTGACGCGAACGGTCCACTGATCCAGAAGCAGTGCGCGATCAAGGACAAGAACGACAACGTCGTGGCGGACCGCGGTGCGTACGGCGTCGCCATCGCGGTCCCCGACGAGAACGTCTGGTACAAGCGCTACGACCTGGTCTCGCCGACCTACAACCTCAAGTACGAGCAGCGCACCGCCGTGTGCGCCGTCCTCCCCTCGCGCGCCGTCGCCGCCTGCACGGCTCACCTGAGCGCGGGCTACCTCTACGAGGACCCCGACGGCACCTGGCGCAAGCGTCAGGCCCAGCAACTGCTGGACATCACCAGGACGTACGAGGCCAAGGGGTACCGGGTCGTGTTCGGCGGAGACTTCAATCTGGTGCCGCCGTATCCGCAGGCCGGCCCGAAGGAGGGCGGACCGAGCGAGGCGCTGGACCCCGTCTACGACAAGTACCTCGAATGCGGCCAGCAGGGTGACCCGGACGCGAAGCGGACCGGGGCGCCCACCGCCAACGCCTCGGGCGGCAAGCCGACCCGGAAGATCGACTACATCTTCGCCCCGAAGAACGCCCCCGTCAGGAACTGCTCCGTCTCCTCGGGCTCCGGGCACTCCGACCACTGGACGCTCTACGGCACGGTGTCACTGCCGGCCACGTGA
- a CDS encoding SH3 domain-containing protein: MIRRTLTGGLLATVAILALVPTAAEAAPATHAVPRAAVSAAASNTSSAPAARPAHHVNHRATHGRSTHAYGRVVTHRYPLLVRSGPGTGYRVTGRLRAGSLVALRCRTNGSSVRGTHQWYRLAQSRGYVSAHYVRVVRGTLPWC, from the coding sequence ATGATCCGACGGACCCTCACCGGCGGCCTGCTGGCCACGGTCGCGATCCTCGCGCTCGTGCCCACGGCGGCCGAGGCCGCCCCCGCCACCCACGCCGTCCCGCGCGCCGCGGTGTCCGCGGCCGCCTCGAACACATCGTCCGCGCCGGCCGCACGGCCCGCGCACCACGTCAACCACCGGGCCACGCACGGCCGTTCGACGCACGCCTACGGACGGGTGGTCACCCACCGCTATCCGCTGCTGGTCCGCTCCGGCCCGGGTACCGGCTACCGGGTGACCGGGCGGCTGCGCGCGGGCAGTCTGGTGGCGCTCCGGTGCCGGACGAACGGTTCCTCGGTGCGCGGCACACACCAGTGGTACCGGCTCGCCCAGAGCCGCGGCTATGTCTCGGCGCACTACGTGCGGGTGGTGCGCGGCACACTGCCGTGGTGCTGA